The sequence below is a genomic window from Pirellulales bacterium.
GCGGTTTCGCGCGTCAGAATAATACGCGGGATTGGATCGTTTCCCATAACTGGTGTAGCCAGACATAGCCCAGCGACCGCCGGCCGCAATGGATTTTGGCAACCACCGTCGCTCCCGGTCGCAATTCATCGGCCGGGATCGCCGTGCGATCGAAATCTGCCGTTACCAGCACCGTGGCGCCGGTCGTCTTGTCCGTTTGCGTGGCCAAGGCAATCCGTTTCACGTGCCCCGCGTGCGTCGTGCCCGGCTCGGTGGCCACGATAAACGACATAGCCAACGGCTTATCGGCGTGGGCCGAAGCTTCTTCCGCCGCCAGCACATGGCCGATCCGGTCGTCGGGCACTTGAATCTCGAGCACCCACGGTCCGCTGAGATCGGCCACCGTTAGCAAGACTTGCCCGCGAGTCACCGGCCGCGCGGCGAGCAATTCGCGCACGTTCCAGGTAAGCACGGTTCCGGCGAGCGGGCTGCGCATTTCCAGATCGGCACGCTGCCCGGCAAGAATTTCTTGCTGGTGGGCAAGGCTTGTCAACTGAGCTTTGGCTTCCTCTTCTTCGGCGGCAAGCTGCTCGACTTTGTCGCCGCCCCCGGCGTTGTCCTGTCCCGCGGCGAGCCGCGAATTCCGCAGGGCGCTCAATTTCTCCTGAGCCGTCCGCAGTTCGCCGTCGATGCGGCTCGATTCGAAATCCAACTGCGGGCGACGGAGCGTGCCGAGCAATTGCCCCCGTTCCACCCTATCGCCATGCGCCACTTTCAAATCGTCGCCGACCACGATCCCATCCGATCGGGCAAACACTTCCTGCCGCCGTTCGGGCTGCAATTGGCCGTGGGCCGTGACGTCGAAATCCACGGGAACGAACACAAGCGCCGCGACGACTGCCGCCGCGACGCCGAGCGCCACCAGCGCCTTCGGCAACCAGTTGAGTCGCCCAACCGCTTGCAACGCCGGCATGAACGGAACGTTTCGATACGCTTGCGCGTTGGCAAGCGCCACGGCGCTTTGCCGCGCGACGGCTTCGATCCGCTCGCGTTGGGGCGGATCGAAAATTCCGTTATCGAATCGCTCGGCAATCAACACGCCGACCAACCGCCCGGGCTCGGGCAACTTCCCGGGCGACTCTTTGGTGGGCGCCGGCTCGCGCGGCTCGATGGCGTGCAGCGGGAGCACGGCCATGGCGCGGGCGTGCGTATCGTCGAGCGCGGCTTCGAGCGGCGTTTCGATTTGCGGCGGTAACGGCGATCGATTGTCGTCGTGCCACAGCGGCTCGTCGATCTTGGCCACGACCGCCGCCAGCCGTTCGAGCAGTTGCACGCCGCTCGCCCGGCGGTCGAATTGATCGACGCCGCTGGAGGCCAGCAACCGGCATTTGCGGCCGCGAAGGACGCCGACGCTCAGCCGATCGCACCCGACCAGCGACCGGCCGTCGTTGGCGATCGTGTAGGCGGTTTGGCGGACGTCGAGGGTGGTGTGGATTTGCTCGACGAAGCGTTCGAAGCGGCCCCAGAGGATTTCGCGATCTTGCAGTTGGCGAAGTTGGCGATTGCGTTGGAAATCGCCCGCCAATTCGCTAAGCGTGGAGAGAAACCGAAGGTAACCGCGCTCCGCCGCCGGCGACACTCCTGGCCGCTGAAACACTTCGATCACCCCGCTGGTTCCCGCGTCGACCGGCAGCGGCGCCAACACGAGCAAGTAGGCCGTCGGATTCGCGGCTTGCGGATGGCCGCTCATCGCCGACAAGGGGGCCACCACCGCAGCGCTGCCGGTCGACAAGGCTGCTTCCAGCAGGTAGGTATGTCGCTGGGCGTCGGCCCAATTTTCGGCGAGCGGCAGGGCATCGAGATGGATCTGAGTCTCGAGGGCAATCTGGCCCGGGCCGCGCTGGATCCAGATCGCCCCGCCGACGGCCGCCAGTCCGCGCACCGCCCGTTGCAAAAGCCCGACGTGAAACTCCGCCACCGAAAGATCGCTGCCAGCCAGCCGCGACACGTCGTCGACCAATTCGTCGATTTCCTGCCAATCCGCCTCGGGAACGCGAAATTCATGCGATGAAGATTCGAGGCTCATACTGCCAATATACGAACGCCCGGGCCTCCGGGGAAAGGCTGGTTGCGGCTGCCCGGCCTTCGTGGGTCTTCATGGGAGAAAACAGCTGGCCAGGCCCGACAGCTGCCCATGCGATTTTTGGTTGACATTCGGGCCGGGAATTACGACACTTGAGATTGCTGCAGTGCGTCCGTCCCTCCCGCCTCCGCCCTTCCTGCCGGCCCCTACGGGCCCTGGGGCCCTTTGACGTGTTCGTTCAGCCCATGCAGCCCAGTTTGCAACTGCATTGCCACCGCTGGTCGCCGTCCGCCGCGCGGCATGATTCGGCCCTCGCGCCGGCGGCAGCAATCGCGCCCCATTGGCTTTGCCGCTGTACCGTGAGCCATTGGCTCCGCCGCTGCATCGTGTGTCACTGGCTCCGCCAGTGCTTTCTCGGGTTCCCGCAATTACTGGCACTTGCGATTCTTTTTGCCGCGTTTTCGGTGGCGTCGGCCGCCGATCTGACTGGCGAGCAAGTGTTTCAGACGAAATGCGCGGTTTGCCATGGAGCTCATGGCGAGGGAACGAAAAAGCATCGCGATCCGCTCGCCGGAAACCGCTCCCAAGGTCAACTGCTCGAGTTGATCGGCAAGACAATGCCGGAAGACGACCCGGGCACCATCTCGAAGCGCGACGCCGAAGTGGTCGCGAAATTCGTGTTCGACACCATGTATTCGCCATCGGCCCAGGCGCGCAACCGACCGGTGCGGATCGAATTGGCCCGCCTCACGGTCAATCAATATCGCCAAACCGTGGCCGACCTGATCGCCACGTTCCGCGGTCAACCGTCGCAATGGACCGATCAACGGGGATTGAAGGGCGAATATTTCTCCAGCCGGCATTTCGACGGCGGCAAGAAGGCGCTCGAACGGGTCGATCCGCAGGTGAAATTCGATCTCGGAAGAGACTCGCCGGTGCCGGGCAAAATCGATGCACATGAGTTTTCGATGCGCTGGAGCGGCTCGGTGATGGCGGAGTCGACCGGCGACTACGATTTCATCGTCCGCACGGATCATGCCGCTCGGCTGTGGGTCGAGCAAACGCATAAGCCGCTCGTCGATGCGTGGGTGAAATCGGGCAACGACACGGAATTCCGCGCGACGCTATCGCTCGTCGCCGGCCGGATCTATCCCGTGCGGCTTGAATTTGCCAAAGCCACGCAAGGCGTCGACGACAAGAAAAAGAAGGCCAAAGAAAAAGAGCGGCCCCCGGCCAAGGCCTTTGTCGAACTGTGGTGGAAGCGGCCATTCGGCGTCGACGAGCCGATTCCGGCGCGGCAACTGTCGCCCACTTGGGCTCCCGACGCGTTCGTTTGCACGACCCCCTTCCCGCCCGACGATCGCAGCTATGGCTGGGAGCGCGGCACCACGATCTCGAAGGAATGGGAGGAAGCCACCACCGATGCCGCGATTGAAGTGGCGGGCTATGTCACCACGCACCTGAACGATCTGGCCCGCACCGACGATGATGCCTCGGACCGGGGCGAAAAGCTGAAGAAGTTTTGCCGTGAATTTGCGGCAGCCGGGTTTCGCCGGCCATTGACGGCGGAGGAAGAAAAATCGGTCGTCGATCGGCAATTCGATTTGGCCAAGGATCGCGAAGTGGCGGTCGAACGCGTCGTGTTACGAGTTCTCACGTCGCCCGAGTTCCTGTATCGCGAAATCGGCAGCGGAGCGGAAGGATACAAAGACGGCTACAAGGTCGCCTCGCGGTTGTCGTATGGTCTGTGGGATTCGATGCCCGATAAGCAACTGCTGCACGCGGCAGAGGCTGGTTGGCTTGCCAACAAGGAAGTGGTCGCCAAAGAGGCGGAGCGGATGCTGCTCGACCCGCGAGCCAAGGCCAAAGTGCACGCATTCCTGCTCTCTTGGGTGAAAGCCGATCAACCGCGCGACTTGGGAAAAGACCCACAAGTGTTTCCCGGTTTCGATCCGCCGCTGATCGCCGATTTGCGCACCTC
It includes:
- a CDS encoding HlyD family efflux transporter periplasmic adaptor subunit; the protein is MSLESSSHEFRVPEADWQEIDELVDDVSRLAGSDLSVAEFHVGLLQRAVRGLAAVGGAIWIQRGPGQIALETQIHLDALPLAENWADAQRHTYLLEAALSTGSAAVVAPLSAMSGHPQAANPTAYLLVLAPLPVDAGTSGVIEVFQRPGVSPAAERGYLRFLSTLSELAGDFQRNRQLRQLQDREILWGRFERFVEQIHTTLDVRQTAYTIANDGRSLVGCDRLSVGVLRGRKCRLLASSGVDQFDRRASGVQLLERLAAVVAKIDEPLWHDDNRSPLPPQIETPLEAALDDTHARAMAVLPLHAIEPREPAPTKESPGKLPEPGRLVGVLIAERFDNGIFDPPQRERIEAVARQSAVALANAQAYRNVPFMPALQAVGRLNWLPKALVALGVAAAVVAALVFVPVDFDVTAHGQLQPERRQEVFARSDGIVVGDDLKVAHGDRVERGQLLGTLRRPQLDFESSRIDGELRTAQEKLSALRNSRLAAGQDNAGGGDKVEQLAAEEEEAKAQLTSLAHQQEILAGQRADLEMRSPLAGTVLTWNVRELLAARPVTRGQVLLTVADLSGPWVLEIQVPDDRIGHVLAAEEASAHADKPLAMSFIVATEPGTTHAGHVKRIALATQTDKTTGATVLVTADFDRTAIPADELRPGATVVAKIHCGRRSLGYVWLHQLWETIQSRVLF
- a CDS encoding DUF1592 domain-containing protein, which produces MFVQPMQPSLQLHCHRWSPSAARHDSALAPAAAIAPHWLCRCTVSHWLRRCIVCHWLRQCFLGFPQLLALAILFAAFSVASAADLTGEQVFQTKCAVCHGAHGEGTKKHRDPLAGNRSQGQLLELIGKTMPEDDPGTISKRDAEVVAKFVFDTMYSPSAQARNRPVRIELARLTVNQYRQTVADLIATFRGQPSQWTDQRGLKGEYFSSRHFDGGKKALERVDPQVKFDLGRDSPVPGKIDAHEFSMRWSGSVMAESTGDYDFIVRTDHAARLWVEQTHKPLVDAWVKSGNDTEFRATLSLVAGRIYPVRLEFAKATQGVDDKKKKAKEKERPPAKAFVELWWKRPFGVDEPIPARQLSPTWAPDAFVCTTPFPPDDRSYGWERGTTISKEWEEATTDAAIEVAGYVTTHLNDLARTDDDASDRGEKLKKFCREFAAAGFRRPLTAEEEKSVVDRQFDLAKDREVAVERVVLRVLTSPEFLYREIGSGAEGYKDGYKVASRLSYGLWDSMPDKQLLHAAEAGWLANKEVVAKEAERMLLDPRAKAKVHAFLLSWVKADQPRDLGKDPQVFPGFDPPLIADLRTSLELFLDDTMWSEKSDFRQLLTSDALYLNGRLAKFYGANLPADAGFGKVKLDAEHRAGVLTHPYLMASFAHSRETSPILRGVFLARGVLAVSLRPPPVAVVPLSVELQPTLTTRERISLQTNSANCLVCHGIINPLGFTLEHFDAVGRYREKDNGKPVDATGTYKTRSGTSVTLQDARGLAKFLVESDESQSAFVEQMFHQLVQQPVQAYGPNTLANLRREFAEQGFNMRKLAIDIMIASVLPKRETKVAEAEKPTR